A single window of Loxodonta africana isolate mLoxAfr1 chromosome 10, mLoxAfr1.hap2, whole genome shotgun sequence DNA harbors:
- the CDAN1 gene encoding codanin-1 isoform X3 translates to MAAVLESLLREEVSVAAAVRWIARSTQSSEDEPGEAAALSALGPLRKEFVPFLLNFLREQSSRVLPQGPPTPAKAPGASAALPGRPGGPPRGGRGARSQLFPPTEPPGAAADAPLARRGGRRRGPGPARERGGRGAGGPEEAVGGESLGWAGGRRPRGAGSAGSPSLGLSDPPNLSNLEEFPPVGSVPPGPAGRTKPSRRINPTPVSEERSLSKPKTCFTSPPINCVPSSQPSALNTSLWGLGLAPGCRSLQEEREMLRKERSKQLQQSPTPAYPTPESGSPLPSRTGSLTAEAADPARVSSCQRLKLVALVYSSCIAENLVPNLFLELFFVLQLLTARRTVAAKDDDLEPNPGALDPLESPLFQSVHDCVFFAVQVLEHQFQVLSYLDKGTLKLLAENERLLCFSPALQGRLRAAYEGSVAKVSLVMPPSAQAVSFQPETDNRANFSSDRAFHTFKKQRDVFYEVLREWEDRHEEPGWDFEKGLGSRIRAMMGQLSAACSHSHFVRLFQKQLLQMCHSPCGAGGAVWGEAPDVLSVLGADKLGRLRRLRERLVAPQSSGGPCPPPTFPGCQGFFKDFILSASSFQFNQHLMDSLSMKIRELDGLALPQHEPGDEDGESDVDWQSERRRFAVVLLSLRLLAKFLGFVAFLPYRGPEPPPTRELQDSILALRSQVPPVLDVLTLLRQGLGARRAVLTVPWLVEFLSFADHIAPLLAYYRSTFVLLLRLHRSLVLSQEHEGGTCFLNKLLLLAVLGWLFQIPTIPEDLFFLEGGQLDASEVDTVASEHGLDSMPVVDQQLLYACCPYIGELRKLLASWVSGSSGRSGGFVRKITPTTTTSLGAQPPQTAQGLQAQLAQAFFHNQPPSLRRTVEFVAERIGSNCVKHIKATLVADLVRQAESLLQEQLVTQGQEGGDPVQLLEILCSQLCPHGAQALAQGREFCQKKSPEAVRALLPEETPAAVLSSAESIAVGLAIEKACAWLSANITALIRREVKAAVSRTLRAQGPEPAARGERRGCPRACEHHAPLPSHLISEIKDVLSLAVGPRDPEEGVSPERLERLLGQLGQTLRCRQTKFLSWGPRLSTGWREGRLDGFCRRCFPCGRRTSRCRSHCSCC, encoded by the exons ATGGCGGCCGTTTTGGAGTCGCTGCTGCGAGAGGAGGTGTCGGTCGCAGCCGCCGTGCGGTGGATCGCGCGCAGCACCCAGAGTTCGGAG GACGAGCCCGGGGAGGCGGCGGCGCTGAGCGCGCTCGGGCCGCTGCGGAAGGAATTCGTGCCGTTCCTGCTGAACttcctgagggagcagagcaGCCGCGTCCTCCCGCAGGGCCCCCCGACCCCCGCCAAGGCCCCGGGCGCCTCGGCAGCCCTGCCCGGAAGGCCGGGGGGCCCGCCGCGGGGCGGCCGCGGGGCGCGCAGCCAGCTCTTCCCCCCGACCGAGCCCCCGGGCGCCGCGGCCGACGCCCCCCTGGCCCGCCGCGGGGGCAGGAGGCGGGGCCCGGGGCCGGCCCGCGAGCGAGGAGGCCGGGGCGCCGGGGGCCCCGAGGAGGCGGTCGGCGGGGAGAGCCTGGGCTGGGCCGGGGGCCGGAGGCCTCGGGGCGCCGGCAGTGCAGGCAGCCCCAGCCTCGGGCTCTCCGATCCGCCGAACCTCAGCAACCTGGAGGAGTTCCCCCCCGTGGGCTCCGTTCCCCCCGGCCCAGCAGG CAGGACGAAGCCTTCACGCAGGATCAATCCAACGCCCGTCAGCGAAGAGCGGTCACTCTCCAAGCCTAAGACCTGCTTCACCTCACCCCCAATCAACTGTGTGCCcagttcccagccctcagccctgaaCACTAGCCTTTGGGGCCTTGGCCTTGCCCCAGGGTGTCGAAGTCTGCAGGAGGAGAGGGAGATGCTCAGGAAGGAGCG CTCtaagcagctgcagcagtcaCCTACCCCTGCCTACCCCACCCCTGAATCGGGGTCTCCCCTGCCCAGCCGGACGGGAAGCCTTACAGCTGAAGCCGCCGACCCTGCCAGGGTGTCTTCCTGCCAGCGCCTGAAGCTTGTAGCCCTTGTCTACTCCTCGTGCATTGCTG AAAATCTGGTACCGAACCTCTTCTTGGAGCTTTTCTTCGTCCTTCAGCTCCTTACTGCCCGCAGGACAGTGGCTGCCAAGGATGATGACCTTGAACCAAACCCAGGTGCCTTAG ATCCCCTGGAAAGCCCCCTGTTCCAGAGTGTCCACGACTGTGTCTTCTTTGCAGTTCAGGTTCTGGAGCATCAGTTTCA GGTTCTTTCCTACCTGGACAAAGGGACCTTGAAGCTGTTGGCTGAGAATGAGCGGCTGCTGTGCTTCTCACCAGCTCTGCAAGGCCGCCTGCGAGCTGCCTATGAGGGCAGTGTTGCCAAG GTCTCCCTAGTGATGCCACCCTCTGCTCAAGCTGTCTCCTTTCAGCCAGAAACTGACAATCGGGCCAACTTCTCCAGTGACCGAGCCTTTCACacctttaaaaaacaaag GGATGTGTTTTATGAGGTGCTTCGAGAGTGGGAAGATCGCCATGAGGAGCCCGGCTGGGACTTCGAGAAGGGCCTGGGCAGCAGGATCCG AGCCATGATGGGCCAACTGTCTGCAGCCTGCAGCCACAGCCACTTCGTTCGGCTCTTCCAAAAGCAGCTTCTCCAG ATGTGTCACAGCCCTTGCGGGGCAGGGGGTGCTGTCTGGGGCGAGGCTCCGGATGTGTTAAGTGTACTAGGAGCTGACAAGCTGGGGAGGCTGCGGCGCCTACGGGAACGACTTGTGGCCCCTCAGAGCAGTGGGGGGCCCTGTCCACCCCCCACCTTCCCAGGTTGTCAAGGTTTCTTCAAGGACTTCATCTTGAGTGCCAGCAG CTTCCAGTTTAACCAGCATCTCATGGATAGTCTGAGCATGAAGATCCGAGAACTCGACGGCCTTGCCCTGCCACAGCACGAGCCTGGTGACGAGGACGGGGAGTCAGACGTGGACTGGCAG AGTGAACGGAGGCGATTTGCTGTGGTGCTGCTGAGCCTGAGGCTTCTAGCTAAATTCCTGGGCTTTGTGGCTTTCCTGCCATACCGGGGGCCTGAACCACCCCCGACCCGCGAACTTCAGGACTCCATTTTGGCCCTCAGGAGCCAG GTCCCTCCAGTCCTGGACGTGCTGACCCTGCTGCGGCAGGGGCTGGGTGCCCGTCGAGCCGTGCTCACCGTGCCCTGGCTGGTGGAGTTCCTCTCCTTTGCTGACCACATTGCTCCCTTGTTGGCCTACTACCGCAGCACCTTTGTTCTCCTGCTGCGCCTACACCG GAGCTTGGTCTTGTCCCAGGAGCACGAGGGGGGGACATGTTTCCTCAACAAGCTGTTGCTGCTTGCCGTCCTGGGCTGGCTTTTCCAG ATTCCCACAATCCCTGAGGACTTGTTCTTTCTGGAAGGGGGTCAGTTGGATGCCTCTGAAGTGGACACAGTAGCCTCAGAGCATGGCTTG GACAGCATGCCTGTGGTAGACCAGCAGCTGCTCTACGCCTGCTGCCCCTACATCG GAGAGCTCCGGAAACTGCTTGCTTCATGGGTATCAGGCAGCAGCGGGCGGAGTGGGGGCTTCGTGAGAAAAATCACCCCCACCACAACCACCAGCCTGGGAGCCCAGCCTCCCCAGACGGCGCAGGGGCTGCAG GCACAGCTGGCCCAGGCCTTTTTCCACAACCAGCCACCCTCCCTGCGCAGGACTGTGGAGTTTGTGGCAGAGAGAATTGGATCCAACTGTGTCAAACATATCAA GGCCACACTGGTGGCAGATCTGGTGCGCCAGGCGGAGTCACTtctccaagagcagctggtgacaCAAGGACAGGAAGGGGGAGACCCAGTCCAGCTGTTGGAGATCTTGTGTTCCCAGCTGTGCCCCCACGGGGCCCAGGCACTGGCCCAGGGGCGGGA GTTCTGCCAGAAAAAGAGTCCCGAGGCCGTGCGGGCGCTGCTTCCGGAGGAGACCCCAGCAGCC GTCCTGAGCAGTGCAGAGAGTATTGCTGTGGGACTTGCGATAGAGAAAGCCTGTGCTTGGTTGTCAGCAAACATCACAG CGCTCATTAGAAGAGAGGTGAAAGCGGCAGTGAGTCGCACGCTTCGCGCCCAGGGTCCTGAGCCAGCTGCCCGGGGGGAGCGGAGGGGCTGCCCCCGTGCCTGTGAGCACcacgctcccctcccctcccacctcaTCTCCGAGATAAAA
- the CDAN1 gene encoding codanin-1 isoform X6: MAAVLESLLREEVSVAAAVRWIARSTQSSEDEPGEAAALSALGPLRKEFVPFLLNFLREQSSRVLPQGPPTPAKAPGASAALPGRPGGPPRGGRGARSQLFPPTEPPGAAADAPLARRGGRRRGPGPARERGGRGAGGPEEAVGGESLGWAGGRRPRGAGSAGSPSLGLSDPPNLSNLEEFPPVGSVPPGPAGRTKPSRRINPTPVSEERSLSKPKTCFTSPPINCVPSSQPSALNTSLWGLGLAPGCRSLQEEREMLRKERSKQLQQSPTPAYPTPESGSPLPSRTGSLTAEAADPARVSSCQRLKLVALVYSSCIAENLVPNLFLELFFVLQLLTARRTVAAKDDDLEPNPGALDPLESPLFQSVHDCVFFAVQVLEHQFQVLSYLDKGTLKLLAENERLLCFSPALQGRLRAAYEGSVAKVSLVMPPSAQAVSFQPETDNRANFSSDRAFHTFKKQRDVFYEVLREWEDRHEEPGWDFEKGLGSRIRAMMGQLSAACSHSHFVRLFQKQLLQMCHSPCGAGGAVWGEAPDVLSVLGADKLGRLRRLRERLVAPQSSGGPCPPPTFPGCQGFFKDFILSASSFQFNQHLMDSLSMKIRELDGLALPQHEPGDEDGESDVDWQSERRRFAVVLLSLRLLAKFLGFVAFLPYRGPEPPPTRELQDSILALRSQVPPVLDVLTLLRQGLGARRAVLTVPWLVEFLSFADHIAPLLAYYRSTFVLLLRLHRSLVLSQEHEGGTCFLNKLLLLAVLGWLFQIPTIPEDLFFLEGGQLDASEVDTVASEHGLLWPVLPQDSMPVVDQQLLYACCPYIGELRKLLASWVSGSSGRSGGFVRKITPTTTTSLGAQPPQTAQGLQAQLAQAFFHNQPPSLRRTVEFVAERIGSNCVKHIKATLVADLVRQAESLLQEQLVTQGQEGGDPVQLLEILCSQLCPHGAQALAQGREFCQKKSPEAVRALLPEETPAAVLSSAESIAVGLAIEKACAWLSANITALIRREVKAAVSRTLRAQGPEPAARGERRGCPRA; the protein is encoded by the exons ATGGCGGCCGTTTTGGAGTCGCTGCTGCGAGAGGAGGTGTCGGTCGCAGCCGCCGTGCGGTGGATCGCGCGCAGCACCCAGAGTTCGGAG GACGAGCCCGGGGAGGCGGCGGCGCTGAGCGCGCTCGGGCCGCTGCGGAAGGAATTCGTGCCGTTCCTGCTGAACttcctgagggagcagagcaGCCGCGTCCTCCCGCAGGGCCCCCCGACCCCCGCCAAGGCCCCGGGCGCCTCGGCAGCCCTGCCCGGAAGGCCGGGGGGCCCGCCGCGGGGCGGCCGCGGGGCGCGCAGCCAGCTCTTCCCCCCGACCGAGCCCCCGGGCGCCGCGGCCGACGCCCCCCTGGCCCGCCGCGGGGGCAGGAGGCGGGGCCCGGGGCCGGCCCGCGAGCGAGGAGGCCGGGGCGCCGGGGGCCCCGAGGAGGCGGTCGGCGGGGAGAGCCTGGGCTGGGCCGGGGGCCGGAGGCCTCGGGGCGCCGGCAGTGCAGGCAGCCCCAGCCTCGGGCTCTCCGATCCGCCGAACCTCAGCAACCTGGAGGAGTTCCCCCCCGTGGGCTCCGTTCCCCCCGGCCCAGCAGG CAGGACGAAGCCTTCACGCAGGATCAATCCAACGCCCGTCAGCGAAGAGCGGTCACTCTCCAAGCCTAAGACCTGCTTCACCTCACCCCCAATCAACTGTGTGCCcagttcccagccctcagccctgaaCACTAGCCTTTGGGGCCTTGGCCTTGCCCCAGGGTGTCGAAGTCTGCAGGAGGAGAGGGAGATGCTCAGGAAGGAGCG CTCtaagcagctgcagcagtcaCCTACCCCTGCCTACCCCACCCCTGAATCGGGGTCTCCCCTGCCCAGCCGGACGGGAAGCCTTACAGCTGAAGCCGCCGACCCTGCCAGGGTGTCTTCCTGCCAGCGCCTGAAGCTTGTAGCCCTTGTCTACTCCTCGTGCATTGCTG AAAATCTGGTACCGAACCTCTTCTTGGAGCTTTTCTTCGTCCTTCAGCTCCTTACTGCCCGCAGGACAGTGGCTGCCAAGGATGATGACCTTGAACCAAACCCAGGTGCCTTAG ATCCCCTGGAAAGCCCCCTGTTCCAGAGTGTCCACGACTGTGTCTTCTTTGCAGTTCAGGTTCTGGAGCATCAGTTTCA GGTTCTTTCCTACCTGGACAAAGGGACCTTGAAGCTGTTGGCTGAGAATGAGCGGCTGCTGTGCTTCTCACCAGCTCTGCAAGGCCGCCTGCGAGCTGCCTATGAGGGCAGTGTTGCCAAG GTCTCCCTAGTGATGCCACCCTCTGCTCAAGCTGTCTCCTTTCAGCCAGAAACTGACAATCGGGCCAACTTCTCCAGTGACCGAGCCTTTCACacctttaaaaaacaaag GGATGTGTTTTATGAGGTGCTTCGAGAGTGGGAAGATCGCCATGAGGAGCCCGGCTGGGACTTCGAGAAGGGCCTGGGCAGCAGGATCCG AGCCATGATGGGCCAACTGTCTGCAGCCTGCAGCCACAGCCACTTCGTTCGGCTCTTCCAAAAGCAGCTTCTCCAG ATGTGTCACAGCCCTTGCGGGGCAGGGGGTGCTGTCTGGGGCGAGGCTCCGGATGTGTTAAGTGTACTAGGAGCTGACAAGCTGGGGAGGCTGCGGCGCCTACGGGAACGACTTGTGGCCCCTCAGAGCAGTGGGGGGCCCTGTCCACCCCCCACCTTCCCAGGTTGTCAAGGTTTCTTCAAGGACTTCATCTTGAGTGCCAGCAG CTTCCAGTTTAACCAGCATCTCATGGATAGTCTGAGCATGAAGATCCGAGAACTCGACGGCCTTGCCCTGCCACAGCACGAGCCTGGTGACGAGGACGGGGAGTCAGACGTGGACTGGCAG AGTGAACGGAGGCGATTTGCTGTGGTGCTGCTGAGCCTGAGGCTTCTAGCTAAATTCCTGGGCTTTGTGGCTTTCCTGCCATACCGGGGGCCTGAACCACCCCCGACCCGCGAACTTCAGGACTCCATTTTGGCCCTCAGGAGCCAG GTCCCTCCAGTCCTGGACGTGCTGACCCTGCTGCGGCAGGGGCTGGGTGCCCGTCGAGCCGTGCTCACCGTGCCCTGGCTGGTGGAGTTCCTCTCCTTTGCTGACCACATTGCTCCCTTGTTGGCCTACTACCGCAGCACCTTTGTTCTCCTGCTGCGCCTACACCG GAGCTTGGTCTTGTCCCAGGAGCACGAGGGGGGGACATGTTTCCTCAACAAGCTGTTGCTGCTTGCCGTCCTGGGCTGGCTTTTCCAG ATTCCCACAATCCCTGAGGACTTGTTCTTTCTGGAAGGGGGTCAGTTGGATGCCTCTGAAGTGGACACAGTAGCCTCAGAGCATGGCTTG CTATGGCCTGTTCTCCCCCAGGACAGCATGCCTGTGGTAGACCAGCAGCTGCTCTACGCCTGCTGCCCCTACATCG GAGAGCTCCGGAAACTGCTTGCTTCATGGGTATCAGGCAGCAGCGGGCGGAGTGGGGGCTTCGTGAGAAAAATCACCCCCACCACAACCACCAGCCTGGGAGCCCAGCCTCCCCAGACGGCGCAGGGGCTGCAG GCACAGCTGGCCCAGGCCTTTTTCCACAACCAGCCACCCTCCCTGCGCAGGACTGTGGAGTTTGTGGCAGAGAGAATTGGATCCAACTGTGTCAAACATATCAA GGCCACACTGGTGGCAGATCTGGTGCGCCAGGCGGAGTCACTtctccaagagcagctggtgacaCAAGGACAGGAAGGGGGAGACCCAGTCCAGCTGTTGGAGATCTTGTGTTCCCAGCTGTGCCCCCACGGGGCCCAGGCACTGGCCCAGGGGCGGGA GTTCTGCCAGAAAAAGAGTCCCGAGGCCGTGCGGGCGCTGCTTCCGGAGGAGACCCCAGCAGCC GTCCTGAGCAGTGCAGAGAGTATTGCTGTGGGACTTGCGATAGAGAAAGCCTGTGCTTGGTTGTCAGCAAACATCACAG CGCTCATTAGAAGAGAGGTGAAAGCGGCAGTGAGTCGCACGCTTCGCGCCCAGGGTCCTGAGCCAGCTGCCCGGGGGGAGCGGAGGGGCTGCCCCCGTGCCT
- the CDAN1 gene encoding codanin-1 isoform X7, producing MAAVLESLLREEVSVAAAVRWIARSTQSSEDEPGEAAALSALGPLRKEFVPFLLNFLREQSSRVLPQGPPTPAKAPGASAALPGRPGGPPRGGRGARSQLFPPTEPPGAAADAPLARRGGRRRGPGPARERGGRGAGGPEEAVGGESLGWAGGRRPRGAGSAGSPSLGLSDPPNLSNLEEFPPVGSVPPGPAGRTKPSRRINPTPVSEERSLSKPKTCFTSPPINCVPSSQPSALNTSLWGLGLAPGCRSLQEEREMLRKERSKQLQQSPTPAYPTPESGSPLPSRTGSLTAEAADPARVSSCQRLKLVALVYSSCIAENLVPNLFLELFFVLQLLTARRTVAAKDDDLEPNPGALDPLESPLFQSVHDCVFFAVQVLEHQFQVLSYLDKGTLKLLAENERLLCFSPALQGRLRAAYEGSVAKVSLVMPPSAQAVSFQPETDNRANFSSDRAFHTFKKQRDVFYEVLREWEDRHEEPGWDFEKGLGSRIRAMMGQLSAACSHSHFVRLFQKQLLQMCHSPCGAGGAVWGEAPDVLSVLGADKLGRLRRLRERLVAPQSSGGPCPPPTFPGCQGFFKDFILSASSFQFNQHLMDSLSMKIRELDGLALPQHEPGDEDGESDVDWQSERRRFAVVLLSLRLLAKFLGFVAFLPYRGPEPPPTRELQDSILALRSQVPPVLDVLTLLRQGLGARRAVLTVPWLVEFLSFADHIAPLLAYYRSTFVLLLRLHRSLVLSQEHEGGTCFLNKLLLLAVLGWLFQIPTIPEDLFFLEGGQLDASEVDTVASEHGLLWPVLPQDSMPVVDQQLLYACCPYIGELRKLLASWVSGSSGRSGGFVRKITPTTTTSLGAQPPQTAQGLQDCGVCGRENWIQLCQTYQGHTGGRSGAPGGVTSPRAAGDTRTGRGRPSPAVGDLVFPAVPPRGPGTGPGAGVRNTCLDPLGSLSTLLLPFVFLFFSHARNLLHFSFHPVFLILCFFSFSVVLRAGGGWGEGADNLGEPSRAGACWPGVQVCEPD from the exons ATGGCGGCCGTTTTGGAGTCGCTGCTGCGAGAGGAGGTGTCGGTCGCAGCCGCCGTGCGGTGGATCGCGCGCAGCACCCAGAGTTCGGAG GACGAGCCCGGGGAGGCGGCGGCGCTGAGCGCGCTCGGGCCGCTGCGGAAGGAATTCGTGCCGTTCCTGCTGAACttcctgagggagcagagcaGCCGCGTCCTCCCGCAGGGCCCCCCGACCCCCGCCAAGGCCCCGGGCGCCTCGGCAGCCCTGCCCGGAAGGCCGGGGGGCCCGCCGCGGGGCGGCCGCGGGGCGCGCAGCCAGCTCTTCCCCCCGACCGAGCCCCCGGGCGCCGCGGCCGACGCCCCCCTGGCCCGCCGCGGGGGCAGGAGGCGGGGCCCGGGGCCGGCCCGCGAGCGAGGAGGCCGGGGCGCCGGGGGCCCCGAGGAGGCGGTCGGCGGGGAGAGCCTGGGCTGGGCCGGGGGCCGGAGGCCTCGGGGCGCCGGCAGTGCAGGCAGCCCCAGCCTCGGGCTCTCCGATCCGCCGAACCTCAGCAACCTGGAGGAGTTCCCCCCCGTGGGCTCCGTTCCCCCCGGCCCAGCAGG CAGGACGAAGCCTTCACGCAGGATCAATCCAACGCCCGTCAGCGAAGAGCGGTCACTCTCCAAGCCTAAGACCTGCTTCACCTCACCCCCAATCAACTGTGTGCCcagttcccagccctcagccctgaaCACTAGCCTTTGGGGCCTTGGCCTTGCCCCAGGGTGTCGAAGTCTGCAGGAGGAGAGGGAGATGCTCAGGAAGGAGCG CTCtaagcagctgcagcagtcaCCTACCCCTGCCTACCCCACCCCTGAATCGGGGTCTCCCCTGCCCAGCCGGACGGGAAGCCTTACAGCTGAAGCCGCCGACCCTGCCAGGGTGTCTTCCTGCCAGCGCCTGAAGCTTGTAGCCCTTGTCTACTCCTCGTGCATTGCTG AAAATCTGGTACCGAACCTCTTCTTGGAGCTTTTCTTCGTCCTTCAGCTCCTTACTGCCCGCAGGACAGTGGCTGCCAAGGATGATGACCTTGAACCAAACCCAGGTGCCTTAG ATCCCCTGGAAAGCCCCCTGTTCCAGAGTGTCCACGACTGTGTCTTCTTTGCAGTTCAGGTTCTGGAGCATCAGTTTCA GGTTCTTTCCTACCTGGACAAAGGGACCTTGAAGCTGTTGGCTGAGAATGAGCGGCTGCTGTGCTTCTCACCAGCTCTGCAAGGCCGCCTGCGAGCTGCCTATGAGGGCAGTGTTGCCAAG GTCTCCCTAGTGATGCCACCCTCTGCTCAAGCTGTCTCCTTTCAGCCAGAAACTGACAATCGGGCCAACTTCTCCAGTGACCGAGCCTTTCACacctttaaaaaacaaag GGATGTGTTTTATGAGGTGCTTCGAGAGTGGGAAGATCGCCATGAGGAGCCCGGCTGGGACTTCGAGAAGGGCCTGGGCAGCAGGATCCG AGCCATGATGGGCCAACTGTCTGCAGCCTGCAGCCACAGCCACTTCGTTCGGCTCTTCCAAAAGCAGCTTCTCCAG ATGTGTCACAGCCCTTGCGGGGCAGGGGGTGCTGTCTGGGGCGAGGCTCCGGATGTGTTAAGTGTACTAGGAGCTGACAAGCTGGGGAGGCTGCGGCGCCTACGGGAACGACTTGTGGCCCCTCAGAGCAGTGGGGGGCCCTGTCCACCCCCCACCTTCCCAGGTTGTCAAGGTTTCTTCAAGGACTTCATCTTGAGTGCCAGCAG CTTCCAGTTTAACCAGCATCTCATGGATAGTCTGAGCATGAAGATCCGAGAACTCGACGGCCTTGCCCTGCCACAGCACGAGCCTGGTGACGAGGACGGGGAGTCAGACGTGGACTGGCAG AGTGAACGGAGGCGATTTGCTGTGGTGCTGCTGAGCCTGAGGCTTCTAGCTAAATTCCTGGGCTTTGTGGCTTTCCTGCCATACCGGGGGCCTGAACCACCCCCGACCCGCGAACTTCAGGACTCCATTTTGGCCCTCAGGAGCCAG GTCCCTCCAGTCCTGGACGTGCTGACCCTGCTGCGGCAGGGGCTGGGTGCCCGTCGAGCCGTGCTCACCGTGCCCTGGCTGGTGGAGTTCCTCTCCTTTGCTGACCACATTGCTCCCTTGTTGGCCTACTACCGCAGCACCTTTGTTCTCCTGCTGCGCCTACACCG GAGCTTGGTCTTGTCCCAGGAGCACGAGGGGGGGACATGTTTCCTCAACAAGCTGTTGCTGCTTGCCGTCCTGGGCTGGCTTTTCCAG ATTCCCACAATCCCTGAGGACTTGTTCTTTCTGGAAGGGGGTCAGTTGGATGCCTCTGAAGTGGACACAGTAGCCTCAGAGCATGGCTTG CTATGGCCTGTTCTCCCCCAGGACAGCATGCCTGTGGTAGACCAGCAGCTGCTCTACGCCTGCTGCCCCTACATCG GAGAGCTCCGGAAACTGCTTGCTTCATGGGTATCAGGCAGCAGCGGGCGGAGTGGGGGCTTCGTGAGAAAAATCACCCCCACCACAACCACCAGCCTGGGAGCCCAGCCTCCCCAGACGGCGCAGGGGCTGCAG GACTGTGGAGTTTGTGGCAGAGAGAATTGGATCCAACTGTGTCAAACATATCAA GGCCACACTGGTGGCAGATCTGGTGCGCCAGGCGGAGTCACTtctccaagagcagctggtgacaCAAGGACAGGAAGGGGGAGACCCAGTCCAGCTGTTGGAGATCTTGTGTTCCCAGCTGTGCCCCCACGGGGCCCAGGCACTGGCCCAGGGGCGGGAGTAAGAAACACCTGTTTGGACCCTCTTGGCTCCCTGTCTACTCTCCTCTTAccttttgttttcctgttcttttcTCATGCTCGTAACTTACTCCATTTCTCCTTCCACCCTGTTTTTCTcattctgtgttttttttccttttctgtagtGCTTAGAGCAGGTGGTGGCTGGGGTGAGGGGGCTGACAACCTGGGTGAGCCCTCCCGGGCAGGGGCTTGCTGGCCCGGTGTTCAGGTCTGTGAGCCAGACTGA